From one Malus sylvestris chromosome 1, drMalSylv7.2, whole genome shotgun sequence genomic stretch:
- the LOC126630782 gene encoding hevamine-A-like — translation MAPPKLAIYLALLISVSLSIQFGAEAAGIAIYWGQNGNEGTLEETCATGNYEYVIIAFLPTFGNGQTPMINLAGHCDPYTNGCTGLSSDIKSCQSKGIKVILSIGGGAGSYYLTSKEDARQVATYLWNNFLGGTSSSRPLGAAALDGIDFDIEGGTPLHWDDLARFLSAYSKKGKKVYLTAAPQCPFPDAWVGGALKTGLFDNVWVQFYNNPPCQYSSDLSNLENAWKQWISDIQATKIFLGLPAAPDAAGSGFIPVNDLISYVLPAIKGSSKYGGVMLWSKYYDDQDKYSASIKSHV, via the coding sequence ATGGCACCACCAAAGTTAGCAATTTATTTAGCACTCCTCATTTCAGTAAGCCTATCAATACAATTTGGAGCTGAAGCTGCAGGCATTGCCATTTACTGGGGACAAAATGGGAATGAGGGTACATTAGAGGAAACTTGTGCCACAGGCAACTATGAGTATGTTATCATAGCTTTCCTACCAACTTTTGGCAATGGCCAGACCCCCATGATCAACCTAGCCGGGCACTGTGATCCGTACACGAATGGCTGCACTGGTCTGAGCTCCGACATTAAATCATGCCAATCGAAAGGTATCAAGGTCATTCTTTCAATCGGAGGAGGAGCTGGGAGCTACTACCTTACATCTAAAGAGGATGCTAGGCAGGTAGCAACTTATTTGTGGAACAATTTCTTGGGGGGAACCTCTTCATCTCGCCCGCTCGGTGCCGCTGCATTAGATGGAATTGATTTCGATATCGAGGGAGGAACACCCCTACATTGGGATGACCTAGCAAGGTTCCTCTCTGCTTATAGCAAAAAGGGGAAGAAAGTTTACTTAACTGCAGCTCCTCAGTGCCCTTTCCCTGATGCTTGGGTTGGAGGTGCCCTAAAGACGGGCCTTTTCGACAATGTTTGGGTGCAATTCTACAACAACCCTCCTTGCCAATACTCCTCCGATCTTAGCAACCTTGAAAATGCATGGAAGCAGTGGATTTCAGACATTCAGGCGACCAAGATATTCCTAGGACTGCCAGCTGCTCCTGATGCTGCTGGAAGTGGATTCATTCCTGTGAATGATCTCATTTCTTATGTGCTTCCAGCAATTAAGGGTTCTTCTAAGTATGGAGGGGTTATGCTGTGGTCTAAGTATTATGATGATCAAGACAAATATAGCGCTTCGATCAAGAGCCATGTCTAA
- the LOC126633415 gene encoding desiccation protectant protein Lea14 homolog: MSGLVDKAKNYVAEKIANVPKPDASLTGVDFKKVSFDSADYIAKVAVNNPYPHPLPICEIKYTLKSIGNVIASGNMPDPGSIKASGTTVLEVPVKVPHSIIVTLVKDIARDWDIDYELDLGLIIDLPLVGNITIPLNRKGEIKLPTLSEVIWGSKDEAAKEEALKQASKETKKETSK; this comes from the exons ATGTCGGGGTTGGTGGACAAGGCCAAAAACTATGTCGCAGAAAAGATAGCAAATGTGCCGAAGCCTGATGCAAGTCTCACAGGTGTTGATTTCAAGAAAGTGAGTTTTGACTCTGCGGATTACATTGCAAAGGTCGCTGTGAACAATCCCTACCCACATCCTCTCCCCATCTGCGAGATCAAATACACCCTCAAAAGCATTGGCAA TGTTATTGCGTCTGGGAACATGCCAGACCCTGGCTCGATAAAGGCAAGTGGCACTACTGTATTAGAGGTGCCGGTGAAGGTGCCGCATAGTATTATTGTGACATTGGTAAAGGACATTGCTAGGGATTGGGACATCGACTATGAGTTGGATTTGGGTCTCATCATTGACCTTCCTCTAGTTGGAAACATTACCATACCACTCAATAGGAAGGGCGAAATCAAGCTTCCCACCTTATCTGAAGTCATTTGGGGTTCAAAGGATGAAGCTGCGAAGGAGGAAGCTTTAAAACAGGCTTCCAAAGAGACTAAAAAGGAGACTTCAAAGtaa
- the LOC126628602 gene encoding desiccation protectant protein Lea14 homolog, protein MAEQGFMDKAKNFVTDKISNVAKPEAEVTDVDFKKMGLSHVEYLSKVSVTNPYSHSIPICDIKYTLKSVNRVIASGTIPDPGSLKASDITVLEVLLKVPHSILVTLAKDLGADWDFDYELDIGLTIDLPVIGNFTIPLNKKGEFKLPTLF, encoded by the exons ATGGCCGAGCAAGGTTTCATGGATAAGGCCAAGAACTTTGTCACAGATAAGATATCAAATGTGGCGAAACCAGAAGCAGAAGTCACAGATGTTGATTTCAAGAAGATGGGCTTGAGCCATGTGGAGTACCTTTCCAAGGTGTCCGTGACCAATCCCTACAGCCATTCCATCCCCATTTGCGATATCAAATACACCCTCAAAAGCGTTAACAG GGTGATTGCATCGGGGACTATCCCGGACCCTGGATCACTAAAGGCAAGTGACATAACTGTGCTGGAGGTGCTATTGAAGGTACCACATAGCATATTGGTGACATTGGCAAAGGATCTGGGTGCAGATTGGGACTTTGACTATGAGTTGGATATAGGCCTCACCATTGACCTTCCTGTCATTGGCAACTTCACCATACCACTCAACAAGAAGGGAGAGTTCAAGCTTCCCACCCTCTTCTAA
- the LOC126628609 gene encoding desiccation protectant protein Lea14 homolog isoform X1: MQRSASSVSSTKQRSASFVSSTTQRSASSVSSTRQRSASFVSSTMQRSASSVSSTMQRSASSVSSTMQRSASSVSSWYLKVSRLAGSAKNYVASKAQGYVEWRLAEMKKRSALIVGLQFGNQSLDSTELVFEISIFNPFEFYLPVSQASFKFKSAGSEVLTGTLKESASLKPGEESIMFVLVKVPLRVFINLAKDISGDADINYEIDLSIKIKLPIIGNVVSLPIPCECQQGELKLSHLFSKLLDQINRQQLVP, encoded by the exons ATGCAAAGGAGTGCCTCTTCCGTTTCTTCAACAAAGCAAAGAAGTGCCTCTTTCGTTTCTTCAACAACGCAAAGAAGTGCCTCTTCCGTTTCTTCAACAAGGCAAAGAAGTGCCTCTTTCGTTTCTTCAACAATGCAAAGAAGTGCCTCTTCCGTTTCTTCAACAATGCAAAGAAGTGCCTCTTCCGTTTCTTCAACAATGCAAAGAAGTGCCTCTTCCGTTTCTTCTTGGTATTTGAAAGTGTCACGATTGGCGGGCAGTGCCAAGAACTACGTAGCGAGCAAGGCTCAGGGGTATGTGGAATGGAGATTGGCTGAGATGAAGAAAAGATCTGCTCTTATTGTAGGCCTTCAATTTGGGAACCAAAGCTTGGACTCCACAGAACTCGTCTTCGAGATATCTATCTTCAACccctttgagttctatctcccTGTCAGTCAGGCTTCTTTCAAATTCAAAAGCGCCGGCAG CGAGGTCTTAACAGGAACATTGAAAGAGTCCGCGTCGCTGAAGCCCGGAGAAGAGTCCATTATGTTTGTGTTGGTGAAGGTGCCATTAAGAGTGTTCATAAACTTGGCAAAGGACATTTCTGGAGATGCGGACATTAACTATGAGATCGATTTGAGTATCAAGATTAAGCTTCCTATAATTGGGAACGTTGTATCCTTACCAATTCCTTGCGAATGCCAACAGGGCGAACTCAAGCTTTCTCATCTGTTTTCCAAATTGTTGGACCAAATCAATCGTCAGCAGCTGGTGCCTTAA
- the LOC126628609 gene encoding desiccation protectant protein Lea14 homolog isoform X2, which produces MQRSASSVSSTKQRSASSVSSTRQRSASFVSSTMQRSASSVSSTMQRSASSVSSTMQRSASSVSSWYLKVSRLAGSAKNYVASKAQGYVEWRLAEMKKRSALIVGLQFGNQSLDSTELVFEISIFNPFEFYLPVSQASFKFKSAGSEVLTGTLKESASLKPGEESIMFVLVKVPLRVFINLAKDISGDADINYEIDLSIKIKLPIIGNVVSLPIPCECQQGELKLSHLFSKLLDQINRQQLVP; this is translated from the exons ATGCAAAGGAGTGCCTCTTCCGTTTCTTCAACAAAGCAAAGAAGTGC CTCTTCCGTTTCTTCAACAAGGCAAAGAAGTGCCTCTTTCGTTTCTTCAACAATGCAAAGAAGTGCCTCTTCCGTTTCTTCAACAATGCAAAGAAGTGCCTCTTCCGTTTCTTCAACAATGCAAAGAAGTGCCTCTTCCGTTTCTTCTTGGTATTTGAAAGTGTCACGATTGGCGGGCAGTGCCAAGAACTACGTAGCGAGCAAGGCTCAGGGGTATGTGGAATGGAGATTGGCTGAGATGAAGAAAAGATCTGCTCTTATTGTAGGCCTTCAATTTGGGAACCAAAGCTTGGACTCCACAGAACTCGTCTTCGAGATATCTATCTTCAACccctttgagttctatctcccTGTCAGTCAGGCTTCTTTCAAATTCAAAAGCGCCGGCAG CGAGGTCTTAACAGGAACATTGAAAGAGTCCGCGTCGCTGAAGCCCGGAGAAGAGTCCATTATGTTTGTGTTGGTGAAGGTGCCATTAAGAGTGTTCATAAACTTGGCAAAGGACATTTCTGGAGATGCGGACATTAACTATGAGATCGATTTGAGTATCAAGATTAAGCTTCCTATAATTGGGAACGTTGTATCCTTACCAATTCCTTGCGAATGCCAACAGGGCGAACTCAAGCTTTCTCATCTGTTTTCCAAATTGTTGGACCAAATCAATCGTCAGCAGCTGGTGCCTTAA